A genomic segment from Amycolatopsis camponoti encodes:
- a CDS encoding helix-turn-helix domain-containing protein, translating to MTPLLRRILDDLAGDETVLDELVKAARSESAEVARLPEAENRRHIQVLLSAALRATASPGEADYTAAEALGADRAAQGVPLTELLRGVQAGRTHAGRVAVERARAAGVPDDLILETVLDAGRYTGALEHHIVKGYHAAELQLSRTVRDARTQLLRSLLLAGHPPAPEELRRAGLHPDVRYFCVVSDVSDPARARTLEQALLEFGGVYGLVEGRLTGLAARSPARVPLDGDVLLVVAPAVALAELPEVHRLCTAAARLAGPGCHDLTALASELALTAQPVLGGLLTTALLGALDPANPFHRELAGTALAYLDHGQRLRPTAEALHLHPNTVRYRLDRLAELTPLALAENSGCRVLDAVRSWWALHCWLTTPG from the coding sequence GTGACGCCGCTGCTCCGCCGGATCCTCGACGACCTGGCCGGGGACGAGACCGTGCTGGACGAGCTGGTGAAGGCCGCGCGCAGCGAGTCCGCCGAGGTCGCGCGGCTCCCGGAAGCCGAGAACCGGCGGCACATCCAGGTGCTGCTGTCGGCCGCGCTGCGGGCGACGGCGAGTCCCGGCGAAGCCGACTACACGGCCGCGGAGGCACTGGGCGCCGATCGCGCCGCGCAGGGTGTCCCGCTCACCGAGCTCCTGCGCGGGGTCCAGGCGGGCCGCACGCACGCGGGGCGCGTCGCCGTCGAACGCGCCCGGGCGGCGGGCGTGCCCGACGACCTCATCCTCGAGACGGTCCTCGACGCCGGTCGCTACACCGGCGCGCTGGAGCACCACATCGTCAAGGGCTACCACGCGGCCGAGCTCCAGCTGTCCCGCACGGTGCGCGACGCCCGGACCCAGCTGCTGCGGTCCCTGCTGCTCGCCGGGCACCCGCCCGCGCCCGAGGAGCTCCGCCGAGCGGGCCTGCACCCCGACGTCCGGTACTTCTGCGTGGTGTCCGACGTGAGCGACCCGGCGCGGGCGCGCACCCTCGAGCAGGCGCTGCTGGAGTTCGGCGGGGTCTACGGGCTGGTCGAGGGCAGGCTCACCGGACTGGCGGCCCGGTCACCCGCGCGCGTCCCGCTGGACGGCGACGTCCTGCTGGTCGTCGCCCCGGCCGTCGCCTTGGCCGAGCTGCCCGAGGTCCACCGCCTCTGCACGGCGGCGGCGCGCCTCGCCGGGCCCGGCTGCCACGACCTGACGGCGCTGGCGAGCGAACTCGCCCTGACCGCGCAGCCGGTCCTCGGCGGCCTCCTCACCACGGCCTTGCTCGGCGCGCTGGACCCGGCGAACCCGTTCCACCGCGAGCTGGCGGGGACGGCGCTGGCGTACCTCGACCACGGCCAGCGCCTCCGTCCGACGGCGGAGGCCCTGCACCTGCACCCGAACACGGTCCGGTACCGCCTGGACCGGCTGGCGGAGCTGACCCCGTTGGCACTGGCGGAAAACAGCGGGTGCCGGGTCCTCGACGCCGTGCGCTCGTGGTGGGCCCTGCACTGCTGGCTCACCACGCCGGGGTAG
- a CDS encoding YncE family protein — MRILPSTRRRRSYLSCLAAALLLTTGAAVPATGAPAALREVMFVGNNWEGTADVIQSRGSFAKIGRVNIIPDKDDRLREIYLNPIKLAFFLGIRNGPGEGHDQFVDDMYTTPDGSSVVASRPSFADVVSISLATGRINWRFPVSGFRADHMAVSPDGRRVAVSASTSNTVHVLDIGTGQQLGSFATGDKPHENVFTDGGRYLWNMSIGNVDTNLDDPGWDFTKGDRRITVVDATTFRQVKVIDMRDRLDAFGRRDLSDAVRPVAFTPDESTLYFQVSFFNGFLEYDVASDRITRLKELPKNPATSDDRTTFVNDSRHHGLSMNPAGTKLCVAGTMDDYATVVDRATLQQGTLVPAVKPYWATVSGDGSACVISEAGADQVTAIDFATGRKLVSVPVGDHPQRVRIGHVPEGWTGPAA, encoded by the coding sequence GTGCGCATTCTCCCGAGCACCCGCCGACGGCGCTCGTACCTCTCGTGCCTGGCCGCGGCCCTCCTGCTGACGACCGGCGCGGCGGTGCCGGCGACCGGTGCACCCGCCGCCCTGCGGGAGGTGATGTTCGTCGGCAACAACTGGGAGGGGACGGCCGACGTCATCCAGTCCCGCGGTTCCTTCGCGAAGATCGGGCGGGTGAACATCATCCCGGACAAGGACGACCGGCTGCGGGAGATCTACCTCAACCCGATCAAGCTGGCGTTCTTCCTCGGCATCCGCAACGGGCCCGGCGAGGGGCACGACCAGTTCGTCGACGACATGTACACCACCCCGGACGGATCCTCGGTGGTGGCGTCGCGGCCGAGCTTCGCCGACGTCGTCTCGATCAGCCTCGCCACCGGCCGGATCAACTGGCGCTTCCCGGTTTCCGGGTTCCGCGCCGACCACATGGCGGTTTCGCCGGACGGCCGCCGCGTCGCCGTGTCCGCCTCGACGTCGAACACCGTGCACGTGCTGGACATCGGCACCGGGCAGCAGCTCGGCTCGTTCGCCACGGGGGACAAGCCGCACGAGAACGTGTTCACCGACGGCGGCCGGTACCTGTGGAACATGTCGATCGGCAACGTCGACACGAACCTCGACGACCCCGGCTGGGACTTCACCAAGGGGGACCGGCGCATCACGGTCGTCGACGCCACGACGTTCCGCCAGGTCAAGGTGATCGACATGCGCGATCGCCTCGACGCCTTCGGCCGCCGGGACCTCTCGGACGCCGTCCGGCCGGTCGCCTTCACCCCGGACGAGTCCACGTTGTACTTCCAGGTGTCGTTCTTCAACGGCTTCCTGGAGTACGACGTCGCGAGCGACCGGATCACGCGGCTCAAGGAGCTGCCGAAGAACCCGGCCACGAGCGACGACCGCACCACGTTCGTCAACGACTCCCGCCACCACGGCCTGTCGATGAACCCGGCCGGGACCAAGCTCTGCGTCGCGGGCACGATGGACGACTACGCGACGGTCGTCGACCGCGCGACCCTGCAGCAGGGCACGCTGGTGCCCGCGGTGAAGCCGTACTGGGCGACGGTGAGCGGCGACGGCAGCGCGTGCGTCATCTCCGAAGCCGGCGCGGACCAGGTGACGGCGATCGACTTCGCGACGGGGCGGAAGCTCGTCTCGGTGCCGGTCGGCGACCACCCGCAGCGGGTCCGGATCGGGCACGTGCCGGAAGGCTGGACCGGCCCGGCCGCCTGA
- a CDS encoding DUF5655 domain-containing protein, protein MTAILDGMPTRWTCPRCDREFARAGQGHTCVPGCTVDETFAGRDPRFRAIYDAVAEHLRSLGDVHEDAVKVGVFLKRERKLAELRPRSQDVLVYLFLPRPIETARIAPARWASGPRVGHQLKLREVSDVDDEVREWLTIAFDFA, encoded by the coding sequence GTGACTGCCATCCTGGACGGCATGCCGACCCGGTGGACGTGCCCGCGCTGCGATCGCGAGTTCGCGCGCGCCGGCCAGGGCCACACGTGCGTCCCCGGCTGCACCGTCGACGAGACGTTCGCCGGCCGCGACCCGCGGTTCCGCGCGATCTACGACGCGGTCGCCGAGCACCTGCGGTCCCTGGGCGACGTCCACGAGGACGCCGTCAAGGTCGGGGTCTTCCTCAAGCGGGAGCGGAAGCTGGCCGAGCTGCGGCCGCGGTCCCAGGACGTCCTGGTCTACCTCTTCCTGCCCCGCCCGATCGAGACGGCCCGCATCGCCCCGGCCCGATGGGCGAGCGGACCCCGCGTGGGACACCAGCTCAAGCTGCGCGAAGTGTCCGATGTGGACGACGAAGTCCGCGAGTGGCTGACGATCGCCTTCGACTTCGCCTGA
- a CDS encoding TetR/AcrR family transcriptional regulator: MTESPRRSDATRATILEAARRRFAADGFRRATIRAIAADADIDPSMVMRYYGSKDGLFAAAVDVELDLPDLAAADPGTVGELLTRQFLALWERPPTDEILLTLLRSAVADDAVVEKMRQVFAGQVTPAVLRFGDPADAPRRAGLVVSQLLGLALTRYVLRLPPVVALTPAEVVAEVGPTVQRYLAGVTSAG; the protein is encoded by the coding sequence ATGACCGAGTCACCGCGCCGATCGGACGCCACCCGGGCGACCATCCTCGAAGCCGCGCGCCGCCGGTTCGCCGCCGACGGCTTCCGCCGCGCGACGATCCGCGCCATCGCCGCCGACGCGGACATCGACCCGTCGATGGTGATGCGCTACTACGGCAGCAAGGACGGCCTGTTCGCGGCGGCCGTGGACGTCGAGCTGGACCTGCCGGACCTGGCCGCGGCCGACCCGGGCACCGTCGGCGAGCTGCTGACCCGGCAGTTCCTGGCGCTGTGGGAGCGGCCGCCGACCGACGAGATCCTGCTGACGCTGCTGCGGTCGGCGGTGGCCGACGACGCCGTGGTCGAGAAGATGCGGCAGGTGTTCGCCGGCCAGGTCACGCCGGCGGTCCTGCGATTCGGCGACCCGGCCGACGCCCCGCGCCGCGCGGGGCTGGTGGTGAGCCAGCTGCTCGGCCTGGCGTTGACGCGCTACGTCCTGCGCCTGCCCCCGGTGGTCGCGCTGACGCCGGCGGAGGTCGTCGCCGAGGTCGGCCCGACGGTGCAGCGCTACCTGGCGGGGGTCACTTCGGCGGGTTGA
- a CDS encoding FAD-dependent monooxygenase — translation MSLPTRTDVLISGAGPVGLATAIVLAEAGVDFVLLDRQAEGANTSRACVVHARTLEVLAELGVTERLKELGVVVPTFTVRDGATVLAKVPFGGLPTAYPYTLMVPQDRTEAVLLARLRELGGDVHRPYEVTAVAGDDTGVTVTTTGGTVRAQYVVGADGMHSTVREQTGIGFTGASYAESFVLADVRMSWPLDRAEVSLHLSPEGVTVVAPLPGSDDRYRVVATVAEAPEHPGIADIQSIVDARGPEGARSRVTEVVWSSRFRVHHRVADHYRAGRVLLAGDAAHVHSPAGGQGMNTGIQDAVALGRLLARVAAGEPDALLDEYETTRRPIATGVVAFTDRMTRMATLRPRPARLLRNTVLKTVFSLPPMREKLAYQLSELAAR, via the coding sequence ATGTCCCTGCCCACCCGTACCGACGTCCTGATCTCCGGCGCCGGCCCCGTCGGCCTGGCCACCGCGATCGTCCTCGCCGAGGCCGGCGTCGATTTCGTGCTGCTCGACCGCCAGGCCGAGGGCGCGAACACGTCCCGGGCCTGCGTGGTGCACGCCCGGACCCTGGAGGTGCTGGCCGAGCTCGGCGTCACCGAGCGGCTGAAGGAGCTGGGCGTCGTCGTGCCGACGTTCACCGTCCGCGACGGCGCCACGGTGCTCGCCAAGGTGCCCTTCGGCGGGCTGCCCACGGCTTACCCGTACACGCTGATGGTGCCGCAGGACCGCACCGAAGCCGTGCTGCTGGCGCGCTTGCGCGAGCTGGGCGGCGACGTGCACCGGCCGTACGAGGTCACCGCCGTCGCCGGCGACGACACGGGCGTCACGGTCACGACGACCGGGGGCACCGTGCGCGCGCAGTACGTGGTCGGTGCCGACGGCATGCACAGCACCGTCCGCGAGCAGACCGGCATCGGGTTCACCGGCGCCAGCTACGCGGAGTCGTTCGTGCTGGCCGACGTCCGGATGAGCTGGCCGCTCGACCGCGCGGAGGTCAGCCTGCACCTGTCGCCGGAGGGCGTGACGGTGGTGGCGCCGCTGCCCGGCAGCGACGACCGCTACCGGGTGGTCGCGACGGTCGCCGAGGCTCCCGAGCACCCCGGGATCGCCGACATCCAGTCCATTGTGGACGCTCGCGGACCGGAGGGCGCGCGGTCGCGGGTCACCGAGGTCGTGTGGAGCTCACGGTTCCGGGTGCACCACCGGGTGGCCGACCACTACCGCGCGGGCCGGGTGCTGCTGGCCGGCGACGCGGCCCACGTGCACAGCCCGGCCGGCGGCCAGGGCATGAACACCGGCATCCAGGACGCGGTCGCGCTCGGCCGCCTGCTGGCCCGGGTGGCCGCCGGCGAGCCGGACGCGCTGCTGGACGAGTACGAGACCACCCGCCGCCCGATCGCGACGGGCGTGGTGGCGTTCACCGACCGGATGACACGGATGGCGACGCTGCGCCCCCGCCCGGCCCGGCTGCTGCGCAACACCGTGCTGAAGACGGTGTTCTCGCTGCCGCCGATGCGGGAGAAGCTGGCTTACCAGCTGTCCGAACTCGCCGCCCGCTGA
- a CDS encoding sigma-54-dependent Fis family transcriptional regulator, which produces MVPGTLLADDELARTRVRFLTSEPVPPGTVRQTILASWRRSQEFRVDADRIDPLFQGDQNLDIPLMRGAEPVLHKLGEQFEGQPISLILTDASGVVLTQRTGDADLKRHLERVELVPGFSYGEQSVGTNGIGTALEDGRATTVFGHEHYAEHLENLACAGVPIHHPISGKKIGAVDLTCWYKDAGGLLIALARSTAEQIRQALLRHGDLREMILFQAYLQTCRRWTGIVLAFNEDIVMMNDRARQLLDPVDQSVLLSHATEALADGRRTSATLALSSGLRVRVFCRRVPGQRETDTAGGVLSVKLIEADETLAVPSTPMLPMYLPGVVGQAPLWLRCGHELDTGHERGEWVALEGEAGTGKLTLAKGLHQRHHPAARLLSVDAAVTTGTDWAAELLREHLDAPIRTLVIRHADRLTAPAANALSATLRELRERADAPWVVVTLVPEAETKPALAELLKSFPRTVRVPPLRHHVEDLAELVPLVLSKLGYGGRLTCSAAALHLLMRAEWPGNTGQLYQVLRKVAQRRRAGTIRPGDLPAEFHTVARRPLNRFESIERDAIVRCLEDADGNKVRAAKLLGISRATIYRKIHEYGIVPPTR; this is translated from the coding sequence ATGGTGCCCGGCACGCTGCTCGCCGACGACGAGCTGGCCCGTACCCGGGTCCGTTTCCTCACCTCCGAACCGGTGCCGCCCGGCACGGTCCGGCAGACGATCCTCGCCTCGTGGCGGCGTTCGCAGGAGTTCCGCGTCGACGCCGACCGGATCGACCCCCTCTTCCAGGGCGACCAGAACCTCGACATCCCGCTGATGCGCGGCGCGGAACCGGTGCTGCACAAGCTGGGCGAGCAGTTCGAGGGCCAGCCGATCAGCCTGATCCTCACCGACGCCAGCGGCGTCGTGCTGACCCAGCGGACCGGCGACGCGGACCTGAAGCGGCACCTCGAACGCGTCGAGCTGGTGCCCGGGTTCAGCTACGGCGAGCAGTCCGTCGGGACCAACGGCATCGGCACCGCGCTGGAGGACGGCCGCGCGACCACGGTGTTCGGCCACGAGCACTACGCCGAGCACCTGGAGAACCTGGCGTGCGCGGGCGTGCCGATCCACCACCCGATCTCCGGCAAGAAGATCGGCGCGGTCGACCTCACCTGCTGGTACAAGGACGCGGGCGGCCTGCTCATCGCGCTGGCCCGCTCGACCGCCGAGCAGATCCGGCAGGCACTGCTGCGACACGGTGACCTGCGGGAGATGATCCTGTTCCAGGCGTACCTGCAGACCTGCCGCCGCTGGACCGGCATCGTGCTGGCGTTCAACGAGGACATCGTGATGATGAACGACCGGGCGCGCCAGCTGCTCGACCCGGTCGACCAGTCGGTGCTGCTGAGCCACGCCACCGAGGCGCTGGCCGACGGGCGCCGGACGTCGGCGACGCTCGCGCTCTCCAGCGGCCTGCGCGTGCGCGTGTTCTGCCGCCGCGTCCCGGGCCAGCGGGAGACCGACACCGCGGGCGGCGTGCTGTCGGTGAAGCTGATCGAGGCCGACGAGACCCTGGCCGTGCCGTCGACGCCGATGCTGCCGATGTACCTGCCGGGCGTGGTCGGGCAGGCGCCGCTGTGGCTGCGCTGCGGGCACGAGCTCGACACCGGCCACGAGCGCGGCGAGTGGGTCGCGCTGGAAGGCGAGGCGGGGACCGGGAAGCTGACCCTGGCGAAGGGGCTGCACCAGCGTCACCACCCGGCGGCGCGGCTGCTGTCGGTCGACGCGGCGGTGACGACCGGCACGGACTGGGCGGCCGAGCTGCTGCGCGAACACCTCGACGCCCCGATCCGCACCCTGGTGATCCGCCACGCCGACCGGCTCACGGCGCCGGCGGCGAACGCCCTGTCGGCGACGTTGCGGGAGCTGCGCGAGCGGGCCGACGCGCCGTGGGTCGTCGTCACGCTCGTGCCGGAGGCCGAGACGAAGCCGGCGCTGGCGGAGCTGCTGAAGTCGTTCCCGCGGACGGTTCGGGTCCCGCCGCTGCGCCACCACGTCGAGGACCTGGCGGAGCTGGTCCCGCTGGTGCTGAGCAAGCTCGGCTACGGCGGCAGGCTCACCTGCTCGGCGGCGGCGCTGCACCTGCTGATGCGGGCGGAGTGGCCGGGCAACACCGGCCAGCTCTACCAGGTGCTGCGGAAGGTGGCCCAGCGCCGCCGGGCGGGGACCATCCGCCCGGGCGACCTCCCGGCCGAGTTCCACACGGTCGCGCGGCGGCCGCTGAACCGGTTCGAGTCGATCGAGCGCGACGCGATCGTGCGCTGCCTCGAAGACGCGGACGGCAACAAGGTCCGCGCGGCGAAGCTGCTGGGCATCTCCCGGGCGACGATCTACCGCAAGATCCACGAGTACGGGATCGTGCCGCCGACCCGCTAG
- a CDS encoding methane monooxygenase, with product MSRQSVAKAHQKIQELSWEPAYHTPVSHYGTDYTFQKAKKKDPLKQVLRSYFPMQEEKDHRVYGAEDGAIRGNMFRQVQERWLEWQKLFLSIIPLPEISAARAMPLLFRTVPNPELHNGQAIQMIDEVRHSTIQQNLKRLYMQNYIDPAGFNSSLRNFQNDYCGTIGRQFAEGFITGDAITAASIYLTIVAETAFTNTLFVAMPAEAAANGDYLLPTVFHSVQSDESRHISNGYATLLMALSDESNHQLLERDLRYAWWNNHAVVDAAIGTFIEYGTKDRRKDRESYAEMWRRWIYDDYYRSYLVPLEKYGLVIPHDLIEEAWNRIWNKGYVHEVAQFFATGWLANYWRIDPMTDEDFEWFEYKYPGWYDKYGAWWENYSRLATPNGHHPIVAEDVNYVYPHRCWTCMVPCLIREDMVVDEVDGQHRTYCSETCRWTDAEAFRPTYQGRNTPNMGQLVGAREWETLYHGWNWADVVSDMGFVRDDGKTMVAQPHLDLDPKKMWTLDHLRRMPEVQSPNVLLNQMTDAERAAFVADYNRQGPAGRPAPQQA from the coding sequence ATGAGTCGCCAGAGTGTGGCGAAAGCCCACCAGAAGATCCAGGAACTGTCGTGGGAGCCGGCGTACCACACCCCGGTTTCGCACTACGGGACCGACTACACGTTCCAGAAGGCCAAGAAGAAGGACCCGTTGAAGCAGGTCCTCCGCTCGTACTTCCCGATGCAGGAGGAAAAGGACCACCGGGTCTACGGCGCCGAAGACGGCGCGATCCGCGGCAACATGTTCCGTCAGGTCCAGGAACGCTGGCTGGAATGGCAGAAGCTGTTCCTGTCGATCATCCCGCTGCCGGAGATCTCGGCCGCGCGGGCGATGCCGCTGCTGTTCCGCACGGTGCCCAACCCGGAGCTGCACAACGGCCAGGCGATCCAGATGATCGACGAGGTCCGGCACTCGACGATCCAGCAGAACCTCAAGCGCCTGTACATGCAGAACTACATCGACCCGGCGGGCTTCAACTCGAGCCTGCGCAACTTCCAGAACGACTACTGCGGCACCATCGGCCGCCAGTTCGCCGAAGGCTTCATCACCGGTGACGCCATCACCGCGGCGAGCATCTACCTCACGATCGTGGCGGAGACGGCGTTCACGAACACCCTCTTCGTCGCCATGCCCGCGGAAGCCGCCGCCAACGGCGACTACCTGCTGCCCACGGTGTTCCACTCGGTGCAGTCCGACGAGTCGCGCCACATCAGCAACGGCTACGCGACGCTGCTGATGGCGTTGTCGGACGAGAGCAACCACCAGCTGCTCGAACGCGACCTGCGGTACGCGTGGTGGAACAACCACGCCGTCGTCGACGCCGCGATCGGCACGTTCATCGAGTACGGCACCAAGGACCGCCGCAAGGACCGCGAGAGCTACGCGGAGATGTGGCGCCGCTGGATCTACGACGACTACTACCGCTCGTACCTGGTCCCGCTCGAGAAGTACGGGCTCGTGATCCCGCACGACCTCATCGAAGAGGCGTGGAACCGGATCTGGAACAAGGGCTACGTGCACGAGGTCGCGCAGTTCTTCGCCACCGGGTGGCTCGCCAACTACTGGCGCATCGACCCGATGACGGACGAGGACTTCGAGTGGTTCGAGTACAAGTACCCGGGCTGGTACGACAAGTACGGCGCCTGGTGGGAGAACTACAGCCGCCTCGCGACGCCGAACGGGCACCACCCGATCGTCGCCGAAGACGTGAACTACGTGTACCCGCACCGGTGCTGGACGTGCATGGTGCCGTGCCTCATCCGTGAGGACATGGTGGTCGACGAGGTCGACGGCCAGCACCGCACGTACTGCTCGGAGACGTGCCGCTGGACCGACGCCGAGGCGTTCCGGCCCACCTACCAGGGCCGCAACACCCCGAACATGGGCCAGCTGGTCGGCGCCCGCGAGTGGGAGACGCTCTACCACGGCTGGAACTGGGCCGACGTCGTCTCCGACATGGGCTTCGTGCGCGACGACGGCAAGACCATGGTCGCGCAGCCGCACCTGGACCTCGACCCGAAGAAGATGTGGACGCTCGACCACCTGCGCCGGATGCCCGAGGTGCAGTCGCCGAACGTGCTGCTGAACCAGATGACCGACGCCGAACGCGCCGCGTTCGTGGCCGACTACAACCGCCAGGGCCCGGCCGGGCGCCCGGCGCCGCAGCAGGCCTGA
- a CDS encoding NADH:ubiquinone reductase (Na(+)-transporting) subunit F — MTAEKHRVRFEPVGIEIDVAEDTTILRAAAEQGVMLMHGCKEGQCAACKSFILDGEDVEHDRYSTFALPDYEKEEGFTLLCRAHAYEDLTIELLNYDEEMIQSGLPIQEAEVEVVANDHVTHDLRHLAVRLTDPEQALKFFPGQYLDFAIPGTEETRSFSMANTSARDGLLEFVIKIYPDGLFSRFLDTDVAVGDRLRVTGPFGVFTLRDNPGKDLVFVGGGAGMAPILSLLRSMAERGIDRKATYYYGARREADLCFHAELRELEEKLPNFRYVPALSEPGDDAWDGETGLITDVLRRAGHDLTGADAYVCGPPPMVEAALELLPALGVADKRVFYDKFTTTGEG, encoded by the coding sequence ATGACAGCGGAAAAGCACCGCGTCCGGTTCGAACCGGTCGGGATCGAGATCGACGTCGCCGAGGACACCACGATCCTGCGCGCCGCCGCCGAGCAGGGCGTCATGCTCATGCACGGCTGCAAGGAAGGGCAGTGCGCGGCCTGCAAGTCGTTCATCCTCGACGGCGAAGACGTCGAACACGACCGCTATTCGACCTTCGCGCTCCCCGACTACGAAAAGGAGGAGGGTTTCACGCTGCTGTGCCGGGCCCACGCCTACGAAGACCTGACGATCGAGCTGCTCAACTACGACGAGGAGATGATCCAGTCGGGGCTGCCGATCCAGGAAGCGGAAGTCGAGGTCGTCGCCAACGACCACGTCACGCACGACCTGCGGCACCTCGCCGTCCGGCTCACCGATCCGGAGCAGGCGCTGAAGTTCTTCCCCGGGCAGTACCTGGACTTCGCGATCCCGGGCACCGAGGAGACGCGGTCGTTCTCCATGGCCAACACCTCGGCGCGCGACGGGCTCCTGGAGTTCGTCATCAAGATCTACCCCGACGGGCTGTTCTCCCGGTTCCTCGACACCGACGTCGCGGTCGGCGACCGGCTCCGGGTGACCGGCCCGTTCGGGGTGTTCACCCTCCGGGACAACCCGGGCAAGGACCTGGTCTTCGTCGGCGGCGGCGCCGGGATGGCGCCGATCCTGTCGCTGCTGCGCTCCATGGCCGAGCGCGGCATCGACCGGAAGGCGACCTACTACTACGGCGCCCGCCGCGAGGCGGACCTCTGCTTCCACGCCGAACTGCGGGAGCTCGAGGAGAAACTGCCGAACTTCCGTTACGTCCCAGCGCTTTCCGAACCGGGTGACGACGCCTGGGACGGCGAGACCGGCCTGATCACCGACGTCCTGCGCCGGGCCGGCCACGACCTGACCGGAGCCGACGCCTACGTCTGCGGTCCGCCGCCGATGGTGGAAGCCGCGCTGGAACTGCTGCCCGCGCTCGGCGTCGCCGACAAGCGCGTCTTCTACGACAAGTTCACCACCACGGGCGAAGGGTAA
- a CDS encoding toluene hydroxylase, whose protein sequence is MTATSERSVPKPTFTDAEAGAKVFPDSDARRYNYFTPAKRKQSHYEDVTVEVQPDPRHYLSQGWLYAFADGKAGYPLEWTALKAWGSDRPVPERGPGSGGKGYDWPAHGWHEFRDPNEEWELTLYRYNANVVRQLNQNIDAARQAKAFEQWNPNWVDFVAKHVGAWMHVDHGLGLYLFANANRRAPTNMHNNAISVNSMHRIRAAQDLALYNLTLTEEIDGFDGSAHLTTWAEDPAWQGVRETAEQLTGIWDWCEAIFAANIVFEPLVGELFRSNLVQQAAPANGDFVTPTLIGAEEFDFSERDLRYTKAMFHLLINDKEFAGHNQALLQKWLEDWVPKSIAAARALQPLWSQPDAKPIRFEDGLDRAKSRFAGILSELGLKAPEELGQ, encoded by the coding sequence ATGACAGCCACCTCCGAACGCAGTGTGCCGAAGCCGACGTTCACCGACGCCGAAGCGGGCGCCAAGGTCTTCCCGGACTCCGACGCCCGCCGGTACAACTACTTCACCCCGGCCAAGCGTAAGCAGAGCCACTACGAAGACGTCACCGTCGAGGTCCAGCCCGACCCGCGGCACTACCTGTCCCAGGGCTGGCTCTACGCCTTCGCCGACGGCAAGGCCGGCTACCCGCTCGAGTGGACCGCGCTGAAGGCGTGGGGTTCCGACCGGCCGGTGCCCGAGCGCGGCCCCGGCTCCGGCGGCAAGGGCTACGACTGGCCCGCCCACGGCTGGCACGAGTTCCGCGACCCCAACGAGGAGTGGGAGCTCACCCTCTACCGCTACAACGCGAACGTCGTGCGCCAGCTCAACCAGAACATCGACGCCGCGCGCCAGGCCAAGGCGTTCGAGCAGTGGAACCCGAACTGGGTCGACTTCGTCGCCAAGCACGTCGGCGCGTGGATGCACGTCGACCACGGCCTCGGCTTGTACTTGTTCGCCAACGCCAACCGGCGCGCGCCGACGAACATGCACAACAACGCGATCTCGGTGAACAGCATGCACCGGATCCGCGCGGCGCAAGACCTGGCGCTGTACAACCTGACGCTCACCGAAGAGATCGACGGCTTCGACGGCAGCGCCCACCTGACGACCTGGGCCGAGGACCCGGCGTGGCAGGGCGTGCGGGAGACCGCCGAGCAGCTGACCGGGATCTGGGACTGGTGCGAGGCGATCTTCGCCGCGAACATCGTCTTCGAGCCCCTCGTCGGCGAACTGTTCCGCAGCAACCTGGTGCAGCAGGCCGCGCCCGCGAACGGCGACTTCGTCACGCCGACGCTGATCGGCGCCGAGGAGTTCGACTTCTCCGAGCGCGATCTCCGCTACACGAAGGCGATGTTCCACCTGCTGATCAACGACAAGGAGTTCGCCGGGCACAACCAGGCGCTGCTGCAGAAGTGGCTGGAGGACTGGGTGCCGAAGAGCATCGCCGCCGCCCGCGCCCTGCAGCCGCTGTGGTCGCAGCCCGACGCCAAGCCCATCCGGTTCGAGGACGGTCTCGACCGGGCGAAGAGCCGGTTCGCCGGAATCCTGTCCGAATTGGGTCTCAAAGCACCGGAGGAGCTGGGCCAGTGA
- the mimD gene encoding propane 2-monooxygenase effector subunit MimD — translation MTVFKTAESPYKTNNTASNMCGFTLMNNQVGAIIAEVMSTKDNVTVTPLPSMIRVDAQGRTDLIYAEVDEAAGEEEGWFNAAEFEESMSTHYGRMIHEDDRTIMFANPEDAAEYLDFDLKVIK, via the coding sequence GTGACTGTCTTCAAGACCGCGGAAAGCCCGTACAAGACGAACAACACCGCGTCCAACATGTGCGGCTTCACCCTGATGAACAACCAGGTCGGCGCGATCATCGCCGAGGTCATGTCCACGAAGGACAACGTGACCGTGACGCCGCTGCCGTCGATGATCCGGGTGGACGCGCAGGGCCGGACGGACCTGATCTACGCCGAGGTCGACGAGGCCGCCGGCGAGGAAGAGGGCTGGTTCAACGCGGCCGAGTTCGAGGAGAGCATGTCCACCCACTACGGGCGGATGATCCACGAGGACGACCGCACGATCATGTTCGCCAACCCCGAGGACGCGGCCGAATACCTCGACTTCGATCTCAAGGTCATCAAGTAG